A window from Montipora capricornis isolate CH-2021 chromosome 7, ASM3666992v2, whole genome shotgun sequence encodes these proteins:
- the LOC138055997 gene encoding uncharacterized protein, with product MTVSTLDHPLNPVLFDILLRFRVQEDIEKAFLNIEIDPEHRDFARFLWVKDPNKESLEVMALCFAHVVFGVNFSPFILNDIIRHHLNTCLPVYSALARELLKTLYVDDYVSGNGDMNSAFKLSKEIKLCLKSGGFNMRKWSSNSESVLRLLKKKMKLAVRFLKRAIELELKMKMKASLNQLKRSKGFWECFGTQPHSRHQSLGSTQGSGKLYGSLETFPPSVKRRALVSRLNPAQDELIYDLNKTLGDADAQLATRRLILSTATRFFDPLGLVAPVILPFEMMCQKLCKAGKDWDELVDAELNHQRLATLSDLRQAGRVSFKRCYAEGLNGGKVKFYDFTVVNHKHWQEVQAVCRESRRNSPPEQWRYFSKADNPADIASRGIKSTELKESSLWLHGPDSLSKSSEQWPVQPTVVPVREELSELKSSKLAVTSLVTTFVEGKQEEPSLDNLINPKNYSSLKTLMLLFTEKLKKTRSREGTEDFTKLHRQAEMLRIKHVRQEILKCDKYPQMKSTLGLYQDEEGILRCQRRIGMPSLPYDTRFPMLLPRSH from the exons ATGACTGTCTCTACATTGGACCATCCTCTTAATCCCGTGTTATTTGACATTTTGCTGAGGTTCAGAGTACAGGAAGACATTGAGAAGGCGTTTTTGAACATTGAGATTGACCCTGAACACAGGGACTTTGCGAGATTTTTATGGGTCAAAGATCCAAACAAGGAAAGTCTGGAGGTCATGGCACTATGTTTTGCACATGTGGTGTTTGGTGTAAACTTCAGTCCTTTCATTCTAAATGACATAATCAGACACCATTTGAACACATGTTTGCCAGTTTACAGTGCACTTGCAAGAGAGCTGTTGAAGACTTTATATGTTGATGACTATGTCTCTGGAAATGGTGACATGAATAGTGCGTTCAAATTGTCTAAGGAGATAAAGCTCTGTCTTAAGTCAGGCGGCTTCAATATGAGAAAGTGGAGTAGCAATTCAGAAAGTGTGCTGAgattactgaaaaaaaaaatgaagcttGCAGTGAGGTTTTTGAAAAGAGCAATAGAGCTAGAgttgaagatgaagatgaaagCTTCTCTAAATCAGTTGAAAAGGAGCAAAGGGTTTTGGGAATGCTTTGGAACCCAgccccattctcgtcaccagagccttggatcgacccaaggctctgggaaactctat ggttccctaGAGACTTTCCCTCcttcagtcaagagaagagctctggttTCGAGATTGAACCCAGCCCAAGATGAACTGATTTACGATTTGAACAAGACATTAGGAGATGCAGATGCTCAACTAGCAACAAGAAGATTGATTCTCAGTACAGCTACACGATTTTTTGACCCCTTGGGATTGGTAGCTCCAGTCATTCTTCCATTCGAGATGATGTGTCAGAAACTTTGCAAGGCTGGAAAAGACTGGGACGAGTTGGTTGATGCTGAACTCAATCACCAACGGCTGGCGACTCTATCGGATTTGAGACAGGCTGGAAGAGTGAGCTTTAAGAGATGTTATGCTGAGGGATTGAATGGAGGCAAGGTCAA ATTCTATGATTTCACTGTGGTGAATCACAAACACTGGCAAGAAGTACAAGCCGTTTGTCGAGAATCGAGAAGGAATTCACCCCCTGAGCAGTGGAGGTACTTTTCCAAAGCAGACAATCCAGCTGACATAGCGTCCAGAGGAATCAAGTCTACTGAATTGAAAGAAAGCAGCTTGTGGTTACATGGACCCGACTCCCTGTCTAAGAGTAGTGAGCAGTGGCCAGTTCAACCGACAGTTGTACCAGTCAGAGAAGAGTTGAGCGAACTGAAATCCTCTAAATTAGCTGTTACCAGCTTAGTCACCACGTTCGTTGAAGGGAAGCAAGAAGAACCGAGTCTAGATAACTTAATCAATCCTAAGAATTACAGTTCTTTAAAAACGCTTATGCTGTTGTTTACTGAGAAACTGAAGAAGACGAGGTCCAGGGAAGGAACGGAAGATTTTACGAAATTGCACAGACAAGCAGAGATGTTGAGGATTAAGCACGTTCGGCAAGAGATCCTAAAATGCGACAAGTATCCACAGATGAAGTCAACATTAGGCCTTTATCAAGACGAAGAAGGGATACTACGATGTCAAAGAAGAATTGGCATGCCTTCCCTACCGTACGATACACGATTTCCGATGCTGTTGCCGAGAAGTCATTAA